In Hydra vulgaris chromosome 06, alternate assembly HydraT2T_AEP, a genomic segment contains:
- the LOC136082095 gene encoding piggyBac transposable element-derived protein 3-like, whose amino-acid sequence MDFLNALAFILDGESDFEDLSESDSEFESDVSTAVVSNTKVVHDDNNDNIIFPISESLTQESSTRDDMLYSNSSAPLPKKSKIVNNKKQKKASLPLWKKVTLDNDLIGDIAFQEVPIIPIPDETTTPYEYFKMFVDDNLIDIIAEQSSLYSCQSSGTSNEIESFIGVFFRMGLVKLPSVRSYWETFMNYDGVSSILSRNRFLSILRYLHFVDNLNVTDEVKKNDRAWKLRPWLEKLRENFLKVSPEENQSVDEIMVPFKGRSFLKQYLPKKPNKWGFKLWARCGVSGYLYDFDLYQGKEIKKKDEVSPHGVGASVVIKMTSTLPENHNFKIFADNYFSSLPLLDELKKRRIWYVGTARLKRLNKCPFTSEKELKNQGRGSFDYRTDIKSNNIAVSWIDNKVVTLISSFASIEPINSVRRYDRKTCKHIMVKQPYIVQFYNKNMGGVDKLDMMCSFYKPNLKCHRWYIYVWAHTLLIALSNAWFLYRRDLKIICPSKKFMPLKNFQAAVASSLVTVVKRKAGRASLDAIPIPTKRAAAVQSNPTKDIRLDGFDHLPTYSDKRQRCKKCKTGFSYIRCKKCNVWLCLNKDRNCYHDYH is encoded by the exons ATGGACTTTTTAA atGCTCTCGCATTTATTCTTGATGGTGAAAGTGATTTTGAGGATCTTAGTGAGTCAGACTCTGAATTTGAATCTGATGTTTCAACTGCAGTTGTAAGCAATACTAAGGTTGTGCATGATGACAACAATGACAACATTATTTTTCCAATATCGGAGTCTCTTACCCAGGAAAGTAGTACACGTGATGATATGCTCTATTCCAACTCTTCAGCCCCACTcccaaaaaaatccaaaatagtcaacaacaaaaaacaaaaaaaagcaagtttACCACTTTGGAAAAAGGTTACACTAGATAATGATTTGATTGGTGATATTGCTTTTCAAGAGGTACCTATTATACCTATTCCGGACGAAACTACTACTCCAtacgaatattttaaaatgtttgttgatGACAATCTTATAGACATTATTGCTGAACAATCTAGTTTATATAGTTGCCAGTCATCAGGTACATCGAATGAAATAGAGtcttttattggtgttttttttCGTATGGGTCTTGTAAAACTACCATCTGTGAGATCTTATTGGGAAACCTTTATGAATTATGATGGAGTAAGTTCAATATTATCAAGGAATAGATTTCTTTCTATCCTCCGCTATTTACACTTTGTTGACAATCTAAACGTAACAGATGAAGTAAAGAAAAATGATCGGGCTTGGAAATTAAGACCTTGGTTGGAAAAACTGCGagaaaatttcttaaaagtttctCCTGAGGAAAATCAATCAGTTGATGAGATAATGGTTCCCTTCAAAGGAAGGTCATTTTTGAAGCAATACCTtccaaaaaaacccaataaatgGGGGTTCAAACTTTGGGCTAGATGTGGTGTCAGTGGGTATTTGTATGACTTTGATTTATATCAaggaaaagaaataaaaaagaaagatgaaGTTTCTCCTCATGGTGTCGGGGCATCTGTTGTAATTAAAATGACCTCAACTTTGCCagaaaatcataattttaaaatatttgctgaCAATTACTTTTCTTCATTGCCTTTGCTAGATGAGCTAAAAAAGCGTAGAATATGGTATGTTGGAACAGCTCGCCTTAAGCGCCTTAACAAATGCCCATTCACTtctgaaaaagaattaaaaaatcaagGGCGTGGATCGTTTGACTATCGTACTGACATCAAATCTAATAACATAGCTGTCTCTTGGATAGATAACAAGGTAGTTACTTTAATTTCGTCTTTTGCTAGTATTGAACCAATTAACTCAGTAAGGCGTTATGATAGAAAAACCTGCAAACATATTATGGTAAAACAACCATATATAGTccagttttataataaaaatatgggTGGAGTTGACAAACTGGATATGATGTGCTCATTCTacaaaccaaatttaaaatgCCATAGAtggtatatatatgtatgggCACATACCCTTCTTATTGCATTATCAAATGCCTGGTTTTTGTATCGTCGcgacttaaaaattatttgcccCAGTAAGAAATTCATGcctctaaaaaattttcaagctgCAGTAGCTTCTAGCTTGGTAACTGTTGTAAAAAGAAAAGCTGGAAGAGCATCTCTTGATGCAATACCTATACCAACCAAAAGAGCTGCTGCTGTTCAGAGTAATCCTACAAAAGATATCCGTCTGGATGGATTTGACCACTTACCAACTTATAGTGACAAACGGCAGCGGTGTAAGAAATGCAAAACTGGTTTTTCTTATATTCGTTGCAAAAAGTGCAATGTTTGGTTATGCTTAAATAAGGACAGAAATTGTTATCATGACTACCATTAA